One stretch of Bombus vancouverensis nearcticus chromosome 16, iyBomVanc1_principal, whole genome shotgun sequence DNA includes these proteins:
- the LOC117161801 gene encoding B1 protein-like yields MRSPAIIFTFCLVGALALTEDQKAKLEEYRTACTTESGVDPQVVENAKKGNVAQDDEKLACFSFCMLRKIGIMDEDGDIKEDVAKEKMIAGGSPADKVDNVVSKCKHITGPNKCKKAGNLMKCFLENKSFNVLESN; encoded by the exons ATGCGCTCGCCCGCTATCATCTTTACCTTCTGTCTAGTCGGTGCTTTG GCGCTCACAGAGGATCAAAAAGCCAAATTGGAGGAATACAGGACAGCTTGCACCACAGAGAGCGGTGTCGACCCAC AGGTGGTAGAAAATGCAAAGAAAGGCAATGTTGCTCAGGACGATGAAAAACTTGCTTGTTTCTCCTTCTGTATGCTGAGGAAGATCGGAATC ATGGACGAGGATGGAGACATCAAGGAAGACGTTGCCAAGGAAAAGATGATAGCAGGCGGATCGCCCGCGGACAAAGTTGATAATGTGGTCTCCAAATGCAAACACATCA CTGGTCCCAACAAGTGCAAGAAGGCTGGTAACTTGATGAAGTGTTTCTTAGAGAACAAGAGCTTCAACGTACTTGAAAGCAACTAA